From the genome of Branchiostoma lanceolatum isolate klBraLanc5 chromosome 11, klBraLanc5.hap2, whole genome shotgun sequence:
TGCCTGCCGGGAATCGTTCAGAAGGGCCTCATCTGTGAACGACACGATGCAACGACAACTTCATCACTCAGAACATAAAGATATGTGAATGTGTGGTCGGATGTCCGAAAATGTTTTCTTCGCTGCTTTCATACAGAAGAATTGGATGACACTCCCAAAAATGAGTACTGCTATGTATAACCATTTGTCTATGTGATTACTAGATACCCATGATTATATCCGCACaaggaatgtgtgtgtgtgtgtggggttgggggggggggggggttgggttGGGGTCATCGGTACTAATGGAGactgaaataaaacatataacTACTTCTGTTACTTACCGATAGCAGAACTAGTTCAGGATTTAGCGCATGAAACCTCCATAAAACTTGGATAAAAAGATATCTGTAGCCCTCACCGTCAACACAATGTCAATGAAATAAGAGGTTCCATcctatttctttttcattgcGTTTTCGGTGTACCGAAACATCTGTCGTCAGAGCTGACATTCCACTGtccttttttttagaaatagaaCCAATGGTTTTCTTTCATATGAATGGATCCAAAGTTCTTGAAGCCTCAATATCACAGTTTTGTTGTAAACATACGTGTAAAGATGACTTACCTGAATTCTTTTCAAGATATCGGCCAATGGTCTTAAAAGGCTCCTCGTGAGACCTCTTTAAGAACTTGACGATGGTGTATCCCTTGGACGTCCCGTACGGCACGTCCGTCTGTCCGGCCAGATCAGCCAGGCTCCTGATGCTCCGGTCTGCTGAAGTCTTGGACAGGAAGGCTGCCAGGTTGGCTGGAAAAGAACAATATATCTTACGTCAAATGCAAATCTGTTAAATAATTCCATCTACAGTGTCCCATACCCAGTGGGGACTTCCACAACGTTCACGGCTAGAAAACAAAGACCTTATCACATAGCCGCTTTACCATTTAaaactattactagtattactaaCGTATCTTTTACAATGGCCTCTATTCATTGTGCCCCGGCCTCAATTCATTGTGCCCTGTCTCTACGGGAGTATGCATTCATTTAGTAGAAtatcatgttgattttattgctGCACAGCAGCAGCAGAAGAACATCACCATTcgattttctcattaatttggACTACAGTTTCCGGTGACATACCAGTGTAAGATGCGACAATAACCAGTACCAAGAACCACCAGGCACCGGTGATCAGTCTTCCTGCAGAAGATCGGGGAAGAAACTCCTGCCCCTGACACACAGCCGCTCCAAAGGTAGACCTACAAGGAAAACAAGAGATTCTGAACAAGTCTCTCAAACAACAATGGTCTCAGTTTGATtaacaatgggggggggggggaaatccCATTCATTTAAAATGAATGGCTTTTCTTTCTAGCTCTCTGGGGTTAACGCTAGTGACAATTTGTCAAGATGGCTCACTGAACGTCTGAAGAATGATTGTCCACATAAGTGCATGTGGCAATTTCAATACAAATTCAAGATAATTAAGATCAAGATAATCACAAACGCGCTCAACTTACCAAAGACAGTTGACGAGGTTGAAGTTTTGTGCTTCCTCCTCGGGTACCTCTCCCCTCCCAGCGGCTCGAGCCCACTCGTACGGGTTCAGACGGCCGTTTGCCGCCAAGGCAAGACTTACTCCCACAGCGGCGGCCAcaaaggagagccacacctgcATTCAACACACGTGGAAGATACAACGATCTTCGATTTGGAAGACAAGGTTGTCACCATGAATTTGAAAACTGATGAATGTTGTAGAactgacagaatgatgacctgaCCCATTGGCGAGATGGATGAAAACGTTTTGATACGCACCTGTGCAGAAAATGGTCCCATAAACTGGAATATGCCTTCACCGCCATGACGATTTGGCTTCTTCATGGTCAGGAAGTACCCACGAGTCCGTATGGGGATGGAAAATTCGATTTTTTCCGAGCCGGGAAACCCGGTGCGCATGGAAAGGGGAACCAGCAGCAAGTCATACTGATGGCATCGAGAAGAAGGGAAGACTGCTCAGTAATAACCAATAGCTAAGATAATTCGAACAAAATGGATTTCAGAGCTGCACAAAATGTAATAGATATGCGATAACCAATGTGCTTTAAAACCTTATATTGTGTGTATTGATTATTAATACAGCTATTCACATCGCAGTCAGCCCTACTGTTTGGGTTCCGGAAGTCTGCATGTGAAACTTCATAAATAATAGGAACAAATGAAAATTATATGTCCTGCTTCAACTGCAAGGAACAATGTCGGTACTCCCGTCGTGCAGGATGAGTGAAGTCAAAGAAACTACTCTAAGCAAAACGAGTGAGCAGGAGAACGATACAGCTGCGGGCAAAACGAAAGAGTGAGGGCCTACCTTCTTCGACTCTGCTGCTGCTACGATCATCATCCGGTGCTTGCTACCAACTGTGATATCCCACGTGAAGTTCAGGCGGGAAGCCAACATCTCCAACATGTCCACAAGAAATCCGTGGTACGGAGTGGAACCAACCTCACTACTTTTTCCTGGTTTCTTCATGAAGAATGGTTTGCTCTGTGAAATAGATTTAACATTAACTATTGACCGATTGAAATAAACGGATCCAAATGAGCAACACTGGATACAAGTTTTCAAGTTGATCCTAGAATAAAAGAAGTGAAACAAAGACTTAAACTAATTCACCAGAGCGGTGTAGACTCGGAGATGTCGTCCCGAGAGTAGGTGAGTGTCGATTGGTTTCTGCCATCCAGGCTTGAATCCAGTCGTGCCTTCTGTGGTCCATGTCCCCACCTGTAGACAGAGATGGTATATGCATCAGGTTCAAGTAAGTCAGCCAAGGTGGCTTCCTTGCCGGATTTCCGGACTTTTATATAGATTTTCCCTTATATCCATCAAAAGACACCATGTAATGATGACGATTTTGCAACTCAACGTATATGATTTGTTGTGACTGACTTGCTTCAATCCTCCTTGCAGATATTCATCGACGAAGACAGTCACGTTCTTTCTCTTCCCACAGCTGTCAAACGACACGTTGCCGCTTTGTCCAGAGAAGTTGTCCTGGAATATCACAGGAAGGCGTTAGAATGTTAACAATCTGGTCAACTGACATTTCGTACATTTTCACGTCCCAGACATTTCCCCAACAACAAGCGGTAGTACCTCCTGTGTCTCTTGGTTACAGCAGGTTACTGTGTCATATATATGCAGCCTCAGTAGTAGGGATACAAAATTCGTAGCCGTGTAAACTGTTGATTTTTACATGTCACATCCCTAATTGCACTCTTTGTAATTCAGATCTTAAGGGAAGATCTATAGGTAAGATGAAACAGTCCAACAGAGTCTTACCTTGTACATATAATTTGCCATCTCTGCACGGCTGCCTCCTTCACTCGTGGCCAGATAAAGAGAGTCCTTCCTGTTCGAGCTTCGAGAGTATCCCGTCCCCAGGTCCGGAGACAGACTGGTCACCAACTTGACCGCATCCAAAGCCAGCCGCATCCTGTATGTCAGCTGTCCATTAGGCGAGCCACGCCCCGAGGGCGGGACTGTCTCAGGGAAGGGGCGGAGCAGGGTCAGGTGTGCTCCACTGCTCCGTGCGCTCCGCAGCTGAGTTTCCCGGACATCCTGCAGAAATTGGAGTGGGAATCTGCTGACTTATATTTTTATCATCAGCGGAGTAGTGCTGATTGTATTGGTTTCAAATGATTCCCAATAGGCAATACAAACAGCGTACCACCCCAACCTACCACACTTCCTAATATCTCTTCATCTTGTTTAACAAAGATGTTAAACCGGCCGACCAGAAGGCATGCTTGGTGAGGAAATCTTTGAAACAAAACTTTCAAGAAGGTATGGTAAATCGAATCGAAATAAATTTTTCAATAGTAGATCAGAACAGTGCCAAATTTCGTCTAATCTGTACTCACGAAGCTTGTAACAATCCAGTGGCTCCGCGATGTAAGCAGCAGCATATCGGCAGCCTGTCGGGACGACACAACCTTGTTACGTGCATAAACCAACCAATACCCGAGAGCCGGATGTTGACAACAGCACCAACATAAACACATTGATAAAAACATAACCAATATAAGATTCCTTTTAAATAGCACAAATAAAGATGTGGCTCGCCGTTGAATATTTGACCATATCTTTGGTCTTCTTCAGGATGCTGACCTGATTGTGGTCCGGTCGCCAATTCAAGGCTGAGTTGATTCTAATTGTTTTCATAATgttaaatgccaacacaaatatcattttgatacaGACATATCAATCTCTGACCTTGTCCAGAATGACCTTCACTACATCAACACTCGTCATCAGAAGCACATTCCGCCCAGCAGTGCTGACGTTATACAAAATGGCGCCCGGACCGTCGCCGTCCTCCTTGTCAGCTGGAATCTCCTGGGACCAGAGATGAAACCTGCGGGAGGCTGCTTCATTGAGCATGGCTTCAAAGCAGCTGTAGAACTCTGTAGAATGGTGTGAGTAGTCATGATCGTATCGGGTAATCATTGACATTTCAGCGGCGCTGTCTATGTGATATGCAAACATGGTCAAACACCACACTGCCAATATGATACTGCTTGTAAGTCAACATCAAATTAACAATGCTCATTCAAGTGGCCAagctaagttaagaaaatagaCTTGTTCAGCCAACGGACCGGAGTTTGCACAGCAGTTAGGTAAGTGAAATATGCTTCCTTCGCCGTTTGGTAGCAAGCTGTTGCATCACGGACCACCTAGTACTGGTGCATTTATTCATCGCACTGGTATTGGATACTTCCCACTCACCTGACCGTTTGTTGTACAGCATATAGGTCTCTCTCCACCGCAGGGCCTCCATGACATCAAACAACATGGTTGCCAGTTGCTCTGGGGACGGGAACATATCCAGTACCCTGGAGCGGAGAGCTGGTGTATCCGGATCCGGTTGGTACATGCGCACAACCACTGGGGGCAGCTGTGGTCCGTTTGGAACTCCGCAGGTACAAGAGGAGGGTAGGGGGGCCATCAGAATCAGGGCGTGGAGGGGGTGCTGATCACGAACTGGAGAGCAAGAAGTCCTGTTCATACTCTTAATCTCGGTAGAGATTGCTTGCAAATGCTGGCACTTGGAGAAAATTATCACTATCTCAGTTACAACAGAGGGTCATCAATCAACCGACATGGTCTGCAGTAAGCTAATGAGTAGTTACCTATCGAGTTGATTGTCCTCTCTTTTCACATGCCCGTTTTTCATATTTAGGGAGCAGGAGAGGTTACTGGGGCATAAAAACGTATGCAAATTCCGACCATGTTAATGGCCAGCTGGGACACAATATGGCAGCGAAGACGGCTGGAGATATTTGAGATACAACTTCGGGTTCAGCCGTTGAACTCCCTATAGGATGACACCATGACTGCTATGCTACTTTTTTCTCGGTATGATATTCTCTCGTGTCATTTACGTTCTTGTCTTGCTACGCACCACTATTCACCACGTGAGAATGTCCACCCACCTTGCTGAAGGGGACAGGCCGTTGTGCTTTTGTCAAGCCGAAAACTGGTCAGCATCAGGTCATTGCTGCTATTGAGACCTCGGGTACTAGATGTCATCGCGGCAAGATAATCCTCTTCCCCGTCGTTATAGACAACACCTCacacaggaaaaaaacaactagTTAAGAATTGGTAACATGGTAAGAgctttcattcaagtttcatgGTGATTGTCTGCAGAAACTAGACTTTATTCTGTGATAAAGGCTTATATGATACATTCCAGACAGCAATAGATACGCAACGTTTAGTAACTCCAAATTCCAGTAGAAAGGTTAGATAGTGTGGCTGTTTTTTAAATACACAGCATGTTGTGAAGTGATAGAAATGATAAAGCTTTCTTTCAACTTCCAGCATCGTTGATTAACTTGGTTTACATATAGCTGTCTCACGATACAGAATACAAAAGTATGATTACCAAATAAACCCCACTTGAcgtgaggtacatgtaatagtgTCCATAACAGGGTTCTTGGCTTTCCCTTTTGTGCTTGCGTATtttgagggttttttttctgattgaatATCAGTTCTAACTGAATCCGAGTTCTAACATGTTTAGGCTGGGTGACTTGCAAACCGGGTACTATATCAGAGATGATATACAATTAGATAAccgcacaaaaataaaacatcccAGACAAGAAGCCCGCTAAGTAGGCCAAAATGTAACTTTAGTTCACCTACCAACGGTTAACCTCTttccgtcaccatggcaactgcAGAGCAACGCCAGGAAGATCCCCATCGTCCAAGCAGGAGGACCATGGCAGCTCAGTGCCGCCATCTTTTTCTGCTACATGCAGGCGATTAACGTTTGCTGGAGCCAGAGCAGTATGACATGCCTACACGTACATCATACGCGGCTTAATGGCACGTTGTAGTGGCTAATGTCGTGTGTCTAGCTAGTGCTTATCGTAAAAGAGATCTGCAGAAACCAAATCATACGTGACCTAACGTTATATCCGATACTATATGTTAGCCCTCACAGTGGTCCATTatggttttgactttgttatTCGGGTTTGATTCCTTGTAATTTCAGTAATTTCACCCCTAGCTATTGAAGGCAATCTCCCGCATTCTAGATGAAAACGAATTCATCAATCGGTTGACCTGCTTTATTTCGTTTCAGGTTTCTAGTTACGTGCATTATTCATAAGCTTGTCATGAACTTGAAGTGTATATCTATCATCGGTTGTACGTTGCAGTTCTCGAAGGAGAAGGATAAAAAATATAATCAAATGGGATTGCTGCGTGTTTTACATCAGCATCCTTCAACCCTCTCAcgtctttttttctatttcattaattttatAGCAAACGTGGTCTTGTAATTCTTCTTGGCGCATTTACTAATGAGCATATCTTGTCTTTTTCACTAACATTCTGAGGAAAACTAAAACTACATTCGTACTTCTTTGTCCTGCTACGATTCTGCGATCTGCGAAGATTGTTAATTCTTCTTTGTATTTTGCCGACGTCTTTGCTCTTGTCATTTTAGATATTCATGTTTATGTCCATGTCAATTTTCTGTATTGTACACAATTTCTGCCATAGCCCAACTATAAAACCTTCTCAACACGTAATTTTGAACATAATACGTTAGTACAATTGAATCTCATTCAGATCATCGTGTATGTTATGAAAGTAGACTTTGACCAACTGGAAAAGCCAATTCTAGCAGCTTAAAATACGTTTCGTCAGTCACCACAACCTCCAGCTGAAATGACAAAGACAAAATAACGCAGAGCCTGTTGTTACAGTGTTAGATTGCTTACACAATCATTGTTTATGCAGCGTTGTTCCATGGCCTAGCGGCCTAGAAATACAACACGGTCTGCGCTTTTAACAGGAAGCGTTACAGTTTCTTCACATATGTCCTTCAGGAATGGGAATACAAATAACTGCTCAAAAACATCACATTGTGTCCAAGCGTCTGAAATCTGAATATAGCAATACGCCGTACGGTTAATATTCTTTCTaacaaaatcaaccaacccacttataattcaaaacgtgggtcacttcattttccactaccttcaaaaaataagtcaaacccaaccatagtcaaccataatTAACATAGAGCTTTCAAAGTAGAGTACGagtagataactatttcgatttccatgtatctccatgtacttgtttgtctgcaattagcctttgggcataaacttgcaataaagttatcttatACTCGACTGCAGTTCCACATACAGTATACTACAGATAGGTTTTCCACTTTTATCCGCTTCCATATGACGGGAAAGTGGACTTGAATGTTGGTGATGTATGACACAAAACCACGAAAATACACATTGTAAAGGATAATATGAGAACAATTATCTGGAGCAACGAATCTGTCGACATGGCAAGAGAACCTTCCTCCACCTAGTATACTTCTGCAACACAAATAAGTATTCTCTTTAACGCTATCATTCAAATCATCTAAACCAACTTTTTAAAAGTGGGGAGCCGCGAACTTCAATTCACCCTAGTGCAGTCTAGTAGTATgaatattatatatacatttatatgtttatatgtttgaaatataaaaCCCCAATAGTTATTGATGACCTCTACTTAGCATACGGAGGCACAAGCTACAATAAAAGTCTTTTGTTAATTCATTGTCAAGCATTTCTATTAGTAAGTTTCATCTTATATATGTTGTTTCGGTGGTATATTTCAAGCAATGATAGCGAGTGTGATTGCAGGTTAATTGACAACCTCCGTGAACTGTCCATGCTCCTTGTTCTTGCACTTGGTCTAAACAACCTATAGCTTGCAGTTGAACTACACGCCACCACCTTCTTTGGCAAGCTCACTGGAACGTCCCTTATTGCACCACTTCTTGAACTTAAAATGCACCCATTCCATGGCGAATACCAAAATGGAGGTTCCTATCCCAATCATGAGATAGTAGAAAATCCCATCCAATTGTTCCATACCCAGCACGCCATCGAGTGTTGATCCCGTGTAACATTTGTACTTCTTCATGTTAAACCACCTGTAAAAGGATGGAAGAAAAAATCTTCAAATTCCAGTAGCTTTGTGTGCCACAATAAAGGGGAATCTAGCGACGATAGGAGTGTAGCACCAACCAAAATGTCCTAATCATGACCCAGGTTTGAACCGGGATTTAACCCAGTTAGAAACATATTGGAACCGCGAGTtcaactgtaaggctgctaccagttgagctatagggacatccatACACCTTGATGTACATACATCATAGTATGTTGTTTTCCTTAACAGCAACATTTCTATCAACATAAAATCACCTATTCTCAAGGGCGTCCATCTGCCCGTCCTGTGCCATCTTCATCAGAGCCAGGTTGATCTCGGTCCGGTAGGGTGAACCGACCGGAAACGGAAGTGCGGCCTGATACTTGAAGAAGTACTCGTCGGTGAGGATGACCATGTCACACCTCTCGTTGAGGATCTCATACTCGTAAGTTGCGGGGGAAAGGAAGATGAAGTCGCCTTTAGCAGCGCGCTCAAACGCCTGCCGGGATTTGTTCAGGAGGGCCTCATCTGTGAAGAACACGATGCAACGACTTCATCACTCAGAACTCAAGAAAACAATCAGTGATAACTGCATGTGTGGTACGATGGCGGAATGTATTTCAGTGCTTTCATAAAACAAAAGAATTCAATGACTCTCCTAAACATACCATTGTTATGGTCATTTGATCATATGTCTATGTGATGACTAGATACTCGTGATTATATCTGGACAATGAATGGCGGGGACCAGCTAACGTTACTCAGCAAGACTAAGGTCCATTTAAAAGAATAATGAAAACTTAGAGGAAGAGATACGTGTTGGTCACACCGTGAATACAGTATCATTTGAAAATGTTTCCCGTATACTATGACACTTTTCTCATTgtgcctgaaaaaggcatcaacgccaatgttatctacaaactgaaatgtgaagaaccgaactgcaataacatgtacattggggagacaagtcgaccactaagcCAAAGGTTCAATgcacattgcagaaagagcgctaactgctactcctctgccattttctaccatctaaaacacaaccagggacactcattcaatctcgaatccacggacatcctagatcgtcaAGCCcgcgctggttcgaacggggagttagagaagcaatatacgagaggatgtacaatcctgccctcaacaggaaagggggtctacgcgttgaactttcaggtaCTTGGGATAATGCACAGTTATTTAAACATCAAATTTCACATGCACAGGTttgttaacatacatgtaaagctgATTCTACCTGAATTCTTGTCAAGATATCGTCCAATGGTCTTAAAAGGCTCCTCCTGAGACTTCTTCAAGAACTTGACGAGGGTGTATCCCTTGTACGTCCCGTACGGCACGTCCGTCTGTCCGGCCAGATCGGTCAGGCTCCTGATACTCCGGTCTGCTGAAGTCTTGGACAGGAAGGCTGCCAAGTTGGCTGGAAAAATACAACGTGTATATACATATCTAACGTCCAATGAAAATCTGCTATTCGATGCCCAAAGTGGCCGGACACTTCCACAACGTTTATGGCTATGGCTCTCTAGTAACGACATCAATACACAAGCCGCTTTCCAACTCAAAATTATTCCTGAAGTATCTTTCACGAGAGTGAATCAATAAGTAATGCAATGCTCACTTTTCATCGGgttgaaatttggcaaaaaaggtTAATTCTTGATCTCATTTTGTTGATCAGATTTTTATGAGCGACAGAGAGATTTGTCGGAACATCAGTTCCTCTGGATCTGACCGACTTAAAAGCACTCTAGGAAGCTGACATTACACCTGTATAACGGTTCGGAGagctcatatctccatgaactattctgattatgcaaatgaatgcaTCATTTACATAAGCTATggttggtcatgaacacctttaactaacttacacatgtcgccaTATTGGcggtccaatcatttaccaatTAGATTAATTATGTCACGcttttgcatagattatgcaaattaggaataaaTTTCTATAATTTATATCTGTTAATGCTCCACCtatcataaactacatatgtaacATGTATCTGAgacctataatggaaaacactgcaaatatagattttcctcatcaattatgcaaattgagtccgaatttgcataatttacatttcattatgtgcatctctgtctaagctatacctacatactaaatatggaaatccgt
Proteins encoded in this window:
- the LOC136445170 gene encoding glutamate receptor 2-like translates to MPSGRPDVRETQLRSARSSGAHLTLLRPFPETVPPSGRGSPNGQLTYRMRLALDAVKLVTSLSPDLGTGYSRSSNRKDSLYLATSEGGSRAEMANYMYKDNFSGQSGNVSFDSCGKRKNVTVFVDEYLQGGLKQVGTWTTEGTTGFKPGWQKPIDTHLLSGRHLRVYTALSKPFFMKKPGKSSEVGSTPYHGFLVDMLEMLASRLNFTWDITVGSKHRMMIVAAAESKKYDLLLVPLSMRTGFPGSEKIEFSIPIRTRGYFLTMKKPNRHGGEGIFQFMGPFSAQVWLSFVAAAVGVSLALAANGRLNPYEWARAAGRGEVPEEEAQNFNLVNCLWSTFGAAVCQGQEFLPRSSAGRLITGAWWFLVLVIVASYTANLAAFLSKTSADRSIRSLADLAGQTDVPYGTSKGYTIVKFLKRSHEEPFKTIGRYLEKNSDEALLNDSRQAFERAAKGDFIFISPTSYEYEILNERCDMVILTDDYFFKYQVALPFPVGSPYRMEINLALMNMTQDGQMDALENRWFYKKYKCNDGSTLDGVMDMEHLDGIFYYLMIGIATSILVFALEWVHFKFKKGYKKGRSGKLGNGGGGV